From Camelus ferus isolate YT-003-E chromosome 18, BCGSAC_Cfer_1.0, whole genome shotgun sequence, one genomic window encodes:
- the STAG3 gene encoding cohesin subunit SA-3 isoform X1, which produces MGAGSWTGGGAQGGALPMMKGRGGRRCRTGSGDLRDLRDQRRSSTMPTLRSSSSQLHSSSSPSSVSSPLHRIVAGGPRGLSASSSSSVTVPCDDRDLDQASDGDSESLSAGEGSDFEDNLRRNVKKRAAKRPLRTTPVAKHPKKGARMVHAHGQRESEPPASDLFDAVKAAKSDMQSLVDEWLDSYKQDQDAGFLELINFFIRSCGCKGTVTPEMFRKMSNSEIIRHLTEQFNEDSGEYPLTAPGPSWKKFQGSFCEFVRTLVYQCQYSLLYDGFPMDNLISLLTGLSDSQVRAFRHTSTLAAMKLMTSLVRVALQLSLHKDNNQRQYEAERNKGPGQRAPERLESLLEKRKELQEHQEEIEGMMNALFRGVFVHRYRDILPEIRAICIEEIGSWMQSYSTSFLTDSYLKYIGWTLHDKHREVRLKCLKALKGLYGNRDLTSRLELFTSRFKDRMVSMVMDREYDVAVEAVGLLILILKNMEGVLTDADCESIYPVVYASNRALASAAGEFLYWKLFYPACEARVAGGRERRRSPHTQRTFFHLLLSFFVESELHDHAAYLVDSLWDCAGPQLKDWESLTSLLLEKDQSLGDVQESTLIEILVSSVRQASEGHPPVGRVTGRKGLTPKERKIQADDKVKLTEHLIPLLPQLLAKFSADAEKATPLLQLLSYFDLSIYCTRRLEKHLDLLLQQLQEVVVKHAEPAVLQAGAHALYLLCKPEFTFFSRVDFARSQLVDLLTDRFQQELEELLQSSFLDEDEVYNLAATLKRLSAFYNAHDLTRWELYEPCYRLLQKAVDTGEVPHQVTLPALTLVYFSILWMLNRISGSDASQPLSPQKQLLSLKGRMVAFCELCQSCLSDVEPEIQEQAFVLLSDLLLIFSPQMVVGGRDFLRPLVFFPEATLQSELASFLMDHVFIQPGELGSGHSQEDRLQIEKLHQRRRLLAGFCKLLVYGVLEMDAASDVFKHYNKFYSDYGDIIKETLTRARQMDRSHCSRVLLLSLQQLYTELLQEQGPQGLNEFPAFSEMRDLARRFALSFGPQQLQNRDLVVVLHKEGIKFSLSELPPAGSSGQPPNLAFLELLSEFSPRLLHQDKQLLLSYLEKCLQRVSPDSSCTWGPVTTYRHSLSPVENTAEASPQGYPRSKKRRIEGPSRQHREDISSSQEESLRLNSIPPTPTLTSTAVKSRQPLVGLEEMEEEGGSELAFTQGQPRLGTRRSRSSSPQHFQTPVNASGPGLGNRLTRLSLMEEDEEELEIQDESSEEWQGTGKSSPSEHGLDLLDSTELNIEDF; this is translated from the exons aagggaagaggagggcgCCGGTGCCGGACGGGGTCGGGTGACCTCAGAGACCTGAGGGACCAGAGGCG CTCGTCCACCATGCCCACCCTGCGGTcgtcctcctcccagctccatAGCTCTTCCTCCCCGAGCAGCGTGTCCTCCCCACTGCACAGGATTGTGGCGGGTGGACCAAGGGGCTTGTCTGCGTCTTCTAGTTCGTCTGTCACTGTGCCTTGTGATGACAGAGACTTGGACCAGGCTTCAGACGG GGATAGTGAATCTTTGTCAGCTGGTGAAGGCAGTGACTTCGAAGACAACTTGAGACGAAATGTGAAGAAGAGAGCCGCAAAACGACCACTCAGAACAACCCCA GTGGCAAAACATCCAAAGAAGGGGGCCCGAATGGTACATGCTCATGGCCAAAGAGAGTCAGAGCCACCGGCTAGTGATCTCTTTGATGCTGTGAAAGCTGCCAAAAGTGACATGCAG TCTTTGGTAGATGAGTGGCTGGATAGCTACAAGCAAGACCAGGATGCAGGATTTCTGGAGCTCATTAACTTTTTCATCCGATCTTGTGGCTGTAAAG GCACTGTGACCCCTGAGATGTTCAGGAAGATGTCCAACTCAGAGATCATCCGGCACCTAACAGAACAGTTCAATGAG GACTCAGGAGAATATCCTCTGACAGCTCCAGGCCCATCCTGGAAGAAGTTTCAGGGAAGCTTCTGTGAATTCGTGAGGACATTGGTCTATCAGTGCCAGTACAGCCTCCTCTATGATGGCTTCCCCATGGACAACCTTATCTCTTTGCTCACTGGCCTCTCAGACTCCCAGGTCCGTGCCTTCCGTCACACTAGCACCCTGGCTG CCATGAAGCTAATGACCTCCCTGGTAAGAGTTGCCCTCCAACTGAGTCTGCACAAAGACAACAATCAGCGTCAGTATGAGGCTGAACGCAACAAGGGCCCGGGACAGAGAGCACCTGAGCGACTGGAGAGCCTTTTGGAGAAACGCAAAGAG CTCCAGGAGCATCAAGAAGAGATTGAGGGAATGATGAACGCCCTCTTCAGGGGCGTCTTCGTGCATCGCTACAG GGATATCCTTCCTGAGATCCGTGCTATCTGCATTGAGGAGATTGGGTCGTGGATGCAGAGCTACAGCACCTCTTTCCTCACTGacagctatttaaaatatattggctGGACCCTCCATGACAAG CATCGAGAAGTCCGCCTGAAGTGCTTGAAGGCTTTAAAAGGGCTGTATGGCAACAGAGACTTGACCAGCCGCCTGGAGCTCTTTACCAGCCGCTTTAAG GACCGGATGGTTTCCATGGTCATGGACCGGGAGTACGACGTGGCAGTGGAGGCTGTCGGGTTACTGATACTTATCCTTAA GAACATGGAAGGGGTGCTGACAGATGCAGACTGTGAGAGCATCTACCCTGTTGTGTATGCCTCTAACAGAGCCCTGGCCTCTGCTGCAGGGGAGTTTCTGTATTGGAA GCTCTTCTACCCTGCGTGTGAGGCAAGAGTAGCGGGTGGGAGAGAGCGCCGCCGAAGTCCCCACACCCAGAGGACTTTCTTCCACCTCCTGCTGTCCTTTTTTGTGGAGAGTGAG CTCCATGACCATGCTGCGTACTTAGTAGACAGCCTGTGGGACTGTGCAGGGCCTCAGCTGAAGGACTGGGAGAGTCTGACAAGCCTGCTGCTGGAGAAGGACCAGA GCCTGGGCGATGTGCAGGAGAGCACGCTGATAGAAATCCTTGTGTCCAGCGTCCGGCAGGCTTCAGAGGGTCACCCGCCTGTGGGGCGGGTCACGGGGAGGAAG GGCTTAACCCCCAAAGAACGTAAGATCCAAGCTGACGACAAGGTGAAGCTGACTGAACACCTTAtccccctgctcccccagctcctggccaag tTCTCAGCTGATGCAGAGAAGGCCACTCCCCTGCTGCAGCTTCTCAGCTACTTTGACCTCAGCATCTACTGCACCAGGCGCTTGGagaag caCCTGGATCTcctcctgcagcagctgcaggaggtGGTGGTGAAGCACGCAGAGCCAGCGGTGCTGCAGGCCGGCGCCCACGCCCTCTATCTGCTTTGTAAGCCCGAGTTCACGTTCTTCAGCCGGGTGGACTTTGCCCGCAGCCAACTGGTGGATCTGCTGACTGACCGCTTCCAGCAGGAACTTGAAGAGCTGCTGCAG tcATCCTTCCTAGATGAGGATGAAGTGTATAATCTGGCAGCCACTCTGAAGCGCCTCTCTGCTTTCTACAA TGCCCATGACCTAACCCGCTGGGAGCTCTATGAGCCATGCTACCGACTCCTCCAGAAGGCTGTGGACACGGGAGAGGTTCCTCACCAG GTGACCCTGCCAGCCTTGACtcttgtgtatttttccattctcTGGATGCTAAACCGCATTTCCGGATCAGATGCTTCTCAG CCGCTGTCTCCACAGAAGCAGCTGTTGAGTTTGAAGGGCAGGATGGTGGCCTTCTGCGAGCTCTGCCAGAGCTGCCTCTCAGATGTGGAGCCTGAGATCCAGGAGCAG gCTTTTGTCTTGTTAAGTGATCTACTTCTCATCTTCAGCCCTCAGATGGTTGTAGGGGGACGAGATTTCCTCAGGCCCCTTGTCTTTTTTCCTGAAGCCACTCTGCAGTCTGAGCTAGCCAGCTTTCTCATGGACCATGTCTTCATTCAGCCTGGAGAACTGGGCAGTG GTCATTCCCAGGAGGACCGTTTACAGATAGAGAAGCTGCACCAGCGGCGCCGCCTTCTGGCTGGGTTCTGCAAGCTGCTGGTCTATGGGGTGCTGGAGATGGATGCGGCCTCAGATGTTTTCAAACACTACAACAAG TTCTACAGTGACTATGGTGACATTATCAAGGAAACATTGACTAGAGCGAGGCAGATGGACCGCAGCCACTGCTCCCGGGTCCTGCTGCTGAGCCTCCAGCAG CTGTACACAGAACTGCTGCAGGAACAGGGGCCCCAGGGCCTGAATGAGTTTCCAGCCTTCAGCGAGATGAGGGACCTGGCCAGGAGGTTCGCCTTGAGCTTTGGACCCCAGCAGCTACAGAACCGTGACCTTGTGGTCGTGCTGCACAA GGAAGGCATCAAGTTCTCCTTGTCTGAGCTTCCTCCAGCTGGCTCCTCCGGTCAGCCCCCAAATCTAGCATTCCTGGAGCTTCTTTCAGAGTTCTCCCCCCGACTTCTCCATCAAGACAAGCAGTTGCT ACTGTCCTACCTGGAGAAGTGTCTGCAGCGTGTCTCCCCAGATTCCAGCTGTACCTGGGGTCCAGTCACCACCTACCGCCACTCCCTCAGCCCTGTAGAGAACACGGCAGAGGCCAGCCCTCAGGGCTACCCCCGCTCCAAGAAGAGGCGCATCGAAG GCCCCTCCAGGCAGCACAGAGAGGACATCTCTTCATCCCAGGAGGAAAGCCTACGGCTGAACAGTatcccacccacacccaccctcaCCTCGACAGCTGTGAAGAGTAGGCAGCCCCTGGTGGGGCtggaagagatggaagaagaagGTGGCTCAGAATTGGCGTTTACCCAAGG CCAGCCCCGTTTAGGCACTCGGAGGTCAAGGTCCTCAAGTCCACAGCATTTCCAGACTCCAGTCAACGCGTCAGGTCCTGGTCTGGGCAACCGGCTGACCCG ACTCAGCCTGATGGAGGAGGACGAAGAAGAGCTAGAAATTCAGGATGAGTCAAGTGAAGAGTGGCAAGGCACAGGCAAG TCTTCCCCCAGCGAGCACGGGCTGGACCTCTTAGATTCTACAGAGCTGAACATTGAG GATTTCTGA
- the STAG3 gene encoding cohesin subunit SA-3 isoform X2 gives MPTLRSSSSQLHSSSSPSSVSSPLHRIVAGGPRGLSASSSSSVTVPCDDRDLDQASDGDSESLSAGEGSDFEDNLRRNVKKRAAKRPLRTTPVAKHPKKGARMVHAHGQRESEPPASDLFDAVKAAKSDMQSLVDEWLDSYKQDQDAGFLELINFFIRSCGCKGTVTPEMFRKMSNSEIIRHLTEQFNEDSGEYPLTAPGPSWKKFQGSFCEFVRTLVYQCQYSLLYDGFPMDNLISLLTGLSDSQVRAFRHTSTLAAMKLMTSLVRVALQLSLHKDNNQRQYEAERNKGPGQRAPERLESLLEKRKELQEHQEEIEGMMNALFRGVFVHRYRDILPEIRAICIEEIGSWMQSYSTSFLTDSYLKYIGWTLHDKHREVRLKCLKALKGLYGNRDLTSRLELFTSRFKDRMVSMVMDREYDVAVEAVGLLILILKNMEGVLTDADCESIYPVVYASNRALASAAGEFLYWKLFYPACEARVAGGRERRRSPHTQRTFFHLLLSFFVESELHDHAAYLVDSLWDCAGPQLKDWESLTSLLLEKDQSLGDVQESTLIEILVSSVRQASEGHPPVGRVTGRKGLTPKERKIQADDKVKLTEHLIPLLPQLLAKFSADAEKATPLLQLLSYFDLSIYCTRRLEKHLDLLLQQLQEVVVKHAEPAVLQAGAHALYLLCKPEFTFFSRVDFARSQLVDLLTDRFQQELEELLQSSFLDEDEVYNLAATLKRLSAFYNAHDLTRWELYEPCYRLLQKAVDTGEVPHQVTLPALTLVYFSILWMLNRISGSDASQPLSPQKQLLSLKGRMVAFCELCQSCLSDVEPEIQEQAFVLLSDLLLIFSPQMVVGGRDFLRPLVFFPEATLQSELASFLMDHVFIQPGELGSGHSQEDRLQIEKLHQRRRLLAGFCKLLVYGVLEMDAASDVFKHYNKFYSDYGDIIKETLTRARQMDRSHCSRVLLLSLQQLYTELLQEQGPQGLNEFPAFSEMRDLARRFALSFGPQQLQNRDLVVVLHKEGIKFSLSELPPAGSSGQPPNLAFLELLSEFSPRLLHQDKQLLLSYLEKCLQRVSPDSSCTWGPVTTYRHSLSPVENTAEASPQGYPRSKKRRIEGPSRQHREDISSSQEESLRLNSIPPTPTLTSTAVKSRQPLVGLEEMEEEGGSELAFTQGQPRLGTRRSRSSSPQHFQTPVNASGPGLGNRLTRLSLMEEDEEELEIQDESSEEWQGTGKEAALVPVPPFTPFSTLGCLLPGRKWEKHGSLPPASTGWTS, from the exons ATGCCCACCCTGCGGTcgtcctcctcccagctccatAGCTCTTCCTCCCCGAGCAGCGTGTCCTCCCCACTGCACAGGATTGTGGCGGGTGGACCAAGGGGCTTGTCTGCGTCTTCTAGTTCGTCTGTCACTGTGCCTTGTGATGACAGAGACTTGGACCAGGCTTCAGACGG GGATAGTGAATCTTTGTCAGCTGGTGAAGGCAGTGACTTCGAAGACAACTTGAGACGAAATGTGAAGAAGAGAGCCGCAAAACGACCACTCAGAACAACCCCA GTGGCAAAACATCCAAAGAAGGGGGCCCGAATGGTACATGCTCATGGCCAAAGAGAGTCAGAGCCACCGGCTAGTGATCTCTTTGATGCTGTGAAAGCTGCCAAAAGTGACATGCAG TCTTTGGTAGATGAGTGGCTGGATAGCTACAAGCAAGACCAGGATGCAGGATTTCTGGAGCTCATTAACTTTTTCATCCGATCTTGTGGCTGTAAAG GCACTGTGACCCCTGAGATGTTCAGGAAGATGTCCAACTCAGAGATCATCCGGCACCTAACAGAACAGTTCAATGAG GACTCAGGAGAATATCCTCTGACAGCTCCAGGCCCATCCTGGAAGAAGTTTCAGGGAAGCTTCTGTGAATTCGTGAGGACATTGGTCTATCAGTGCCAGTACAGCCTCCTCTATGATGGCTTCCCCATGGACAACCTTATCTCTTTGCTCACTGGCCTCTCAGACTCCCAGGTCCGTGCCTTCCGTCACACTAGCACCCTGGCTG CCATGAAGCTAATGACCTCCCTGGTAAGAGTTGCCCTCCAACTGAGTCTGCACAAAGACAACAATCAGCGTCAGTATGAGGCTGAACGCAACAAGGGCCCGGGACAGAGAGCACCTGAGCGACTGGAGAGCCTTTTGGAGAAACGCAAAGAG CTCCAGGAGCATCAAGAAGAGATTGAGGGAATGATGAACGCCCTCTTCAGGGGCGTCTTCGTGCATCGCTACAG GGATATCCTTCCTGAGATCCGTGCTATCTGCATTGAGGAGATTGGGTCGTGGATGCAGAGCTACAGCACCTCTTTCCTCACTGacagctatttaaaatatattggctGGACCCTCCATGACAAG CATCGAGAAGTCCGCCTGAAGTGCTTGAAGGCTTTAAAAGGGCTGTATGGCAACAGAGACTTGACCAGCCGCCTGGAGCTCTTTACCAGCCGCTTTAAG GACCGGATGGTTTCCATGGTCATGGACCGGGAGTACGACGTGGCAGTGGAGGCTGTCGGGTTACTGATACTTATCCTTAA GAACATGGAAGGGGTGCTGACAGATGCAGACTGTGAGAGCATCTACCCTGTTGTGTATGCCTCTAACAGAGCCCTGGCCTCTGCTGCAGGGGAGTTTCTGTATTGGAA GCTCTTCTACCCTGCGTGTGAGGCAAGAGTAGCGGGTGGGAGAGAGCGCCGCCGAAGTCCCCACACCCAGAGGACTTTCTTCCACCTCCTGCTGTCCTTTTTTGTGGAGAGTGAG CTCCATGACCATGCTGCGTACTTAGTAGACAGCCTGTGGGACTGTGCAGGGCCTCAGCTGAAGGACTGGGAGAGTCTGACAAGCCTGCTGCTGGAGAAGGACCAGA GCCTGGGCGATGTGCAGGAGAGCACGCTGATAGAAATCCTTGTGTCCAGCGTCCGGCAGGCTTCAGAGGGTCACCCGCCTGTGGGGCGGGTCACGGGGAGGAAG GGCTTAACCCCCAAAGAACGTAAGATCCAAGCTGACGACAAGGTGAAGCTGACTGAACACCTTAtccccctgctcccccagctcctggccaag tTCTCAGCTGATGCAGAGAAGGCCACTCCCCTGCTGCAGCTTCTCAGCTACTTTGACCTCAGCATCTACTGCACCAGGCGCTTGGagaag caCCTGGATCTcctcctgcagcagctgcaggaggtGGTGGTGAAGCACGCAGAGCCAGCGGTGCTGCAGGCCGGCGCCCACGCCCTCTATCTGCTTTGTAAGCCCGAGTTCACGTTCTTCAGCCGGGTGGACTTTGCCCGCAGCCAACTGGTGGATCTGCTGACTGACCGCTTCCAGCAGGAACTTGAAGAGCTGCTGCAG tcATCCTTCCTAGATGAGGATGAAGTGTATAATCTGGCAGCCACTCTGAAGCGCCTCTCTGCTTTCTACAA TGCCCATGACCTAACCCGCTGGGAGCTCTATGAGCCATGCTACCGACTCCTCCAGAAGGCTGTGGACACGGGAGAGGTTCCTCACCAG GTGACCCTGCCAGCCTTGACtcttgtgtatttttccattctcTGGATGCTAAACCGCATTTCCGGATCAGATGCTTCTCAG CCGCTGTCTCCACAGAAGCAGCTGTTGAGTTTGAAGGGCAGGATGGTGGCCTTCTGCGAGCTCTGCCAGAGCTGCCTCTCAGATGTGGAGCCTGAGATCCAGGAGCAG gCTTTTGTCTTGTTAAGTGATCTACTTCTCATCTTCAGCCCTCAGATGGTTGTAGGGGGACGAGATTTCCTCAGGCCCCTTGTCTTTTTTCCTGAAGCCACTCTGCAGTCTGAGCTAGCCAGCTTTCTCATGGACCATGTCTTCATTCAGCCTGGAGAACTGGGCAGTG GTCATTCCCAGGAGGACCGTTTACAGATAGAGAAGCTGCACCAGCGGCGCCGCCTTCTGGCTGGGTTCTGCAAGCTGCTGGTCTATGGGGTGCTGGAGATGGATGCGGCCTCAGATGTTTTCAAACACTACAACAAG TTCTACAGTGACTATGGTGACATTATCAAGGAAACATTGACTAGAGCGAGGCAGATGGACCGCAGCCACTGCTCCCGGGTCCTGCTGCTGAGCCTCCAGCAG CTGTACACAGAACTGCTGCAGGAACAGGGGCCCCAGGGCCTGAATGAGTTTCCAGCCTTCAGCGAGATGAGGGACCTGGCCAGGAGGTTCGCCTTGAGCTTTGGACCCCAGCAGCTACAGAACCGTGACCTTGTGGTCGTGCTGCACAA GGAAGGCATCAAGTTCTCCTTGTCTGAGCTTCCTCCAGCTGGCTCCTCCGGTCAGCCCCCAAATCTAGCATTCCTGGAGCTTCTTTCAGAGTTCTCCCCCCGACTTCTCCATCAAGACAAGCAGTTGCT ACTGTCCTACCTGGAGAAGTGTCTGCAGCGTGTCTCCCCAGATTCCAGCTGTACCTGGGGTCCAGTCACCACCTACCGCCACTCCCTCAGCCCTGTAGAGAACACGGCAGAGGCCAGCCCTCAGGGCTACCCCCGCTCCAAGAAGAGGCGCATCGAAG GCCCCTCCAGGCAGCACAGAGAGGACATCTCTTCATCCCAGGAGGAAAGCCTACGGCTGAACAGTatcccacccacacccaccctcaCCTCGACAGCTGTGAAGAGTAGGCAGCCCCTGGTGGGGCtggaagagatggaagaagaagGTGGCTCAGAATTGGCGTTTACCCAAGG CCAGCCCCGTTTAGGCACTCGGAGGTCAAGGTCCTCAAGTCCACAGCATTTCCAGACTCCAGTCAACGCGTCAGGTCCTGGTCTGGGCAACCGGCTGACCCG ACTCAGCCTGATGGAGGAGGACGAAGAAGAGCTAGAAATTCAGGATGAGTCAAGTGAAGAGTGGCAAGGCACAGGCAAG gaGGCAGCCCTAGTCCCTGTTCCTCCATTCACTCCCTTTTCTACCCTGGGCTGCCTGCTTCCCGGGAGGAAGTGGGAAAAGCATGGAAG TCTTCCCCCAGCGAGCACGGGCTGGACCTCTTAG